Proteins found in one Plasmodium malariae genome assembly, chromosome: 13 genomic segment:
- the ClpC gene encoding ATP-dependent Clp protease, putative, producing MSTFYFLIALFMLEIVVNIHIRKKNCFLNSTYQLNKYKTLNIRRNYRIIKNRNNKLYVSLFDEYDEKCIKALIMAREVAKNDNEQEILLKHLLIAIIRIDSHLIESILKYFNISLTHFLDKFNMEINKIQNYSNNIHEQNIDNISYNVIPKNKTDEHVKKKDPLLHPYDADSNGKRRSIKDMINQNDGDKLMTNFIDKHIKDIENKIDLLKNLNENQSNISSTSSTAAHNADSPCAEAVTPNADCTNNVSSTENGIGYSDSSVASNDNNDSDGGSTDIVSCNITDQETHTSSSSKDSQGITNDITISKNKKDAKTWSGVNSDIKFSENCKLVLQNAVLEARKKKKMFVNVIDILTSLINMALEKKNCDFVKYLDELNISVNELKNQLTSYDENGSSSFPASSRSVSTNIGGNADNNSTGGSTGSSSDNSSGSDNSKNNSYKSFNLSSRDFDNQRISNMYNELRNNELRNNAQVNSGQANSEHPNNGQTNNGLANNGQQNNIMNSLNSEYLNQARDFKSNDENNFASNNKIITSSSFMKDCLIDMIQMAYERGDEHFFGRKKEIKRMIEILGRKKKSNPLLIGESGVGKTAIIEHLSYLILKDQVPYHLRNCTIYQLNVGNIVAGTKYRGEFEEKMKHLLSNINKKKKNILFIDEIHVIVGAGSGEGSLDASNLLKPFLSSDNLQCIGTTTFQEYTKYIESDKALRRRFNCIPVRQFTSKETYRLLKKIKYSYEKYHNIYYTSDSLKSIVTLTEDYLPTLHFPDKAIDILDEAGAYQKIKYEKYMRQKLRHERFLSNKENTPTHSRVEEVEEVKEGEKQKSSEDKKESQNVSSDSHMTQEQNGNNSIITSNKDGIEKLTGTETNTQLNKANKFSKDQNVDNKNEEDELYLENMHMKYVTSDVIENIVSKKSSISYIKKNKKEEEKILKLKEKLNEIIIGQEKVIDILSKYLFKAITNIKDQNKPIGTLLLCGSSGVGKTLCAQVISKYLFNEDNLIVINMSEYIDKHSVSKLLGSYPGYIGYKEGGELTESVKKKPFSIILFDEIEKAHSEVLHVLLQILDSGVLNDSKGNKVSFKNTFIFMTTNVGSDIITDYFKLYNKNYANLGFKYYMKKKQNSVNANITSNKESLPDDINLTMTNDPTNENKEISNSSKNSTNDSFEIFDEKLRTNKWYDELQPEIEEELKKRFLPEFLNRIDEKIIFRQFLKTDIINILENMIDDLKKRIKKRKNLNLIIDKEVIKYICNDENNIYDMNFGARSIRRALYKYIEDPIASFLISNLYEPNDSIHVNLTSDNKTNVQLLKTSIKSLS from the coding sequence atgagtacattttactttttaatagCCCTGTTCATGCTTGAAATTGtagtaaatatacatataagaaaaaaaaattgttttttaaatagcacatatcaattaaataaatacaaaacgTTAAATATAAGGAGAAATTATCGAATAATAAAGaacagaaataataaattatatgtgtCCTTATTTGATGAATATGatgaaaaatgtataaaagcCCTTATTATGGCTAGGGAAGTAGctaaaaatgataatgaacaggaaattttattaaaacatcTTCTAATAGCAATTATTAGGATTGACTCGCATTTGATTGAGagcattttaaaatattttaacatttcgCTTACCCACTTTTtagataaatttaatatggaaataaataaaatacaaaactatagtaataatatacatgaaCAGAACATTGATAATATCTCGTATAATGTAATTccgaaaaataaaacagatgAACATGTAAAGAAGAAAGACCCTTTATTACATCCATATGATGCAGATAGCAATGGTAAAAGGAGGAGTATTAAGGACATGATCAATCAGAATGATGGCGATAAGTTGATGACTAATTTTATtgataaacatataaaagatatagaAAACAAGATAGATTTactgaaaaatttaaacgaGAACCAAAGTAACATTTCCTCTACTTCTTCCACTGCTGCTCACAACGCGGACTCACCTTGTGCTGAGGCAGTAACTCCAAATGCTGACTGTACTAATAATGTTAGCAGCACAGAAAATGGTATCGGTTATAGCGATAGTAGCGTTGCTAGCAATGATAACAATGACAGCGATGGGGGAAGTACCGATATTGTAAGCTGCAACATTACAGATCAGGAGACCCACACGAGTAGCAGCAGCAAGGATAGCCAAGGTATTACCAATGATATAACGATAAGtaagaataaaaaggatGCAAAAACATGGTCCGGGGTAAATTCGGACATAAAATTTTCAGAAAACTGCAAATTGGTTCTTCAAAATGCTGTTTTAGaagcaagaaaaaaaaagaaaatgtttGTTAATGTTATTGATATATTGACATCTCTTATAAACATGGCattagaaaagaaaaactgCGATTTTGTGAAATATTTAGATGAGTTAAACATAAGTGTGAATGAACTTAAAAACCAGTTAACAAGTTACGATGAGAACGGCTCTTCCTCTTTTCCAGCATCGAGCAGATCTGTTAGTACTAACATCGGCGGAAATGCTGATAATAATAGTACAGGTGGCAGTACTGGCAGCAGTAGTGACAACAGTAGTGGTAGTGATAATagcaaaaataatagttACAAGAGTTTTAACCTTTCGAGCAGAGATTTTGATAATCAACGAATAAGCAATATGTATAACGAGCTACGCAACAACGAGCTGCGTAATAATGCTCAGGTTAATAGTGGACAGGCGAACAGTGAACATCCAAATAATGGGCAGACGAATAATGGATTGGCAAATAACGGACAGCAGAACAACATAATGAACAGTCTGAACAGTGAGTACCTAAATCAGGCAAGAGATTTCAAAagtaatgatgaaaataattttgcatcgaataataaaataattacgtCTTCATCTTTTATGAAAGACTGTTTAATCGATATGATACAAATGGCTTATGAAAGGGGAGATGAGCATTTTTTTggcagaaaaaaagaaataaaaagaatgatagaaatattaggtagaaaaaaaaaatcaaatccTTTATTAATTGGTGAAAGTGGAGTAGGTAAGACAGCCATTATAGAACACTTGTcctatttaattttaaaagatcAAGTACCATATCATTTACGAAATTGTACTATATATCAATTAAATGTTGGTAATATAGTTGCAGGTACAAAATACAGAGGTGaatttgaagaaaaaatgaaacatctattgtcaaatataaataaaaaaaaaaaaaatattttatttattgacGAAATTCATGTTATTGTGGGTGCAGGAAGTGGAGAAGGATCATTGGATGCATCCAATTTGTTAAAACCTTTTCTTTCTTCAGATAATTTACAATGTATAGGAACAACTACATTTCAAGagtatacaaaatatatagaaagcGATAAGGCATTAAGACGAAGATTTAACTGCATACCTGTTAGACAGTTCACATCCAAGGAAACATAtcgtttattaaaaaaaattaaatatagttatgaaaaatatcataatatttattacacTAGTGACTCGTTGAAGTCTATTGTTACATTAACGGAAGATTATTTACCTACTCTCCACTTTCCAGATAAAGCAATTGACATATTAGATGAAGCTGGAGcttatcaaaaaataaaatatgaaaaatatatgaggCAGAAATTAAGGCACGAAAGGTTCCTTTCCAATAAAGAGAACACTCCTACCCACAGCAGAGTTgaagaagtggaagaagtgaaagaaggggaaaaacaaaaaagtagTGAGGATAAAAAGGAGAGTCAAAATGTGAGCAGTGATAGTCACATGACGCAAGAACAAAATGGAAACAACTCTATAATAACTAGTAATAAAGATGGGATAGAAAAACTTACTGGAACAGAAACAAATACCCAATTAAATAAAGCGAATAAGTTCAGCAAAGATCAGAATgtagataataaaaatgaagaagatgAACTTTATCTCGAAAACATGCACATGAAATATGTGACATCGGATGttatagaaaatatagtAAGCAAAAAATCTTccatttcatatattaaaaagaataaaaaagaagaggaaaaaatattaaagttaaaagaaaaattaaatgaaataataattggtcaagaaaaagtaattgatatattatcaaaatatttatttaaagctattacaaatattaagGATCAAAACAAACCTATCGGTACACTCTTATTATGTGGGTCTTCAGGTGTAGGCAAAACATTATGTGCTCAGGTTATatccaaatatttatttaatgaagaTAATTTAATAGTTATAAATATGAGTGAATATATTGATAAACATTCTGTAAGCAAATTACTTGGAAGTTACCCAGGATATATAGGATATAAAGAAGGAGGCGAATTAACAGaaagtgtaaaaaaaaagccgTTCTCTATAATACTATTTGATGAAATTGAAAAAGCACATAGCGAAGTATTACATGTTTTATTACAAATCTTAGACAGTGGTGTATTAAATGATTCTAAAGGAAATAAagtttcttttaaaaatacatttatctTTATGACTACGAACGTTGGGTCTGATATAATTACGGACTATTTCAAactgtataataaaaactacGCAAATTTAGGTTTCAAGTATTACatgaagaaaaaacaaaacagtGTAAATGCAAATATAACATCTAACAAAGAAAGTCTTCCCGATGATATTAACCTAACCATGACAAATGATCCCACTAACGAAAACAAAGAAATAAGTAACAGCTCGAAAAATAGCACAAATGATTCCTTTGAAATTTTTGACGAAAAACTGCGCACAAATAAATGGTATGACGAATTACAACCAGAAATAgaagaagaattaaaaaaaagatttttacccgaatttttaaataggaTAGATGAAAAAATCATATTCCGCCAATTTCTCAAAACAGACATTATcaatattttagaaaatatgattgatgatttaaaaaaaagaattaagaaaagaaagaaccTAAACCTAATTATCGATAAAGaagtaattaaatatatttgcaatgatgaaaataacatatatgatATGAATTTTGGTGCTAGGTCAATCAGAAGAgcgttatataaatacatcgAGGATCCAATAGCTTCCTTTCTCATTTCCAATTTGTACGAACCGAATGATTCCATTCATGTAAACTTAACAAGTGATAACAAAACAAACGTACAGTTGTTAAAAACCTCAATTAAAAGTTTGAGTTAA
- the VPS29 gene encoding vacuolar protein sorting-associated protein 29, putative: protein MSGKLEDIGELVLLIGDFHSPMRNLGLPECFKDLLKTDKIKHVLCTGNVGSSENLELLKNIADSVHITKGDMDDNFDFPEDITINIGNFKISLVHGHQIIPWGDMNALLQWQKKYDSDIIITGHTHKNSIVHYEGKYFINPGSATGAFQPWLSQPTPSFILMAVAKNSIVVYVYEEKNGKTNVEMSELHKQ from the coding sequence ATGAGTGGAAAATTGGAAGACATAGGAGAGTTAGTTTTACTAATAGGAGATTTTCATTCTCCTATGAGAAATTTAGGATTGCCTGAATGTTTTAAGGATCTTCTAAAGACTGACAAAATCAAACATGTATTATGTACAGGAAATGTTGGATCAAGCGAAAATTTGGAgttacttaaaaatatagctGACTCCGTTCATATAACTAAAGGAGATATGGATGACAATTTTGATTTCCCAGAAGATATTACCATAAATATtggaaattttaaaatatcattaGTTCATGGCCATCAAATTATTCCATGGGGTGATATGAATGCCCTTTTACAAtggcaaaaaaaatatgatagtGACATAATTATTACTGGTCATACACATAAGAATTCTATTGTTCATTATGAAggcaaatattttattaacccAGGATCAGCAACTGGGGCTTTTCAACCATGGCTTTCTCAACCTACGCCAAGTTTTATCCTAATGGCCGTTGCAAAAAATTCAATtgttgtatatgtatatgaagaaaaaaatggaaaaacaaaTGTTGAAATGAGTGAGCTACATAAGCAGTAA
- the GAPM3 gene encoding glideosome associated protein with multiple membrane spans 3, putative gives MWFTTRQDGLDDNCHTNRGPCFQISGFFGSTLRLGFFLEFIALTFLFMAYWSSGGKGLFSYDLKNMKDEYRFDQTFRNSITLWTGVYLIGAIFIMSFQVLLADDTCWARGYRAGSKILRLASFFDTISATLQFIFYLYISKFYTRKWYVHFNEGGSEWVFFIFVRLLHAFSCLLYGLAAYLLEVYHDEGAGDLHAYINGVMFAFAGLTEIFVIFCNSGSYSNFLLWIALGAVSLWSYYFEPEVNHVSPALHETELTNDVEQQVEKFSRYTPYPQDPNQNAYYPA, from the exons ATGTGGTTCACTACAAGGCAAGACGGCCTTGATGACAACTGTCATACGAATAGAGGACCATGTTTTCAAATAAGTGGTTTTTTTGGATCTACGTTAAGATTaggtttttttttagaatttatAGCATTgacctttttatttatggcTTATTGGTCAAGTGGGGGTAAAGGACTCTTTAgttatgatttaaaaaatatgaaagatGAGTATCGTTTTGATCAAACTTTTAGAAATTCTATAACTCTTTGGACAGGTGTCTATTTGATAGGAgctatatttataatgtcTTTCCAAGTTCTTCTTGCGGATGATACCTG ttggGCAAGAGGATATCGTGCAGGATCTAAAATTTTGAGATTAGCTTCATTTTTTGATACCATAAGTGCAACTCTacagtttatattttatttgtatatatctaAATTTTATACAAGAAAATGGTATGTTCATTTTAATGAGGGAGGAAGCGAATGggtgttttttatttttgtgcGATTACTTCATGCTTTTTCTTGTTTATTATATGGTCTAGCTGCTTATTTGTTGGAAGTTTATCACGATGAAGGAGCAGGCGATttgcatgcatatataaatggtGTAATGTTTGCATTTGCTGGATTAACAG aaatatttgtaatattttgcAACTCTGGTAGCTACTCCAATTTCCTGTTATGGATAGCCTTAGGAGCAGTTTCCCTATGGTCCTACTATTTCGAGCCAGAAGTTAATCATGTCTCCCCTGCCTTACATGAAACCGAATTAACGAATGATGTTGAACAACAAGTAGAAAAGTTTTCTCGATACACGCCATACCCACAAGATCCTAATCAAAACGCATATTATCCTGCATAA
- the PmUG01_13051300 gene encoding radical SAM protein, putative, with amino-acid sequence MEKSKRYMKLANLIDRNQFEKYRLKQILDNIYKAKIVNVNKMKNIPSPIRKEMKHIFGENILSLKPIKEYKHDRAYKVLFECKDKEKIEATSLDFGSHKSLCISSQIGCSFACKFCATGKIGIKRQLELDEITDQLLYFQSKEVDIKNVSFMGMGEPLANPHVFDSIHFFNNHNLFALSSRRINISTVGLLPGIKKLNDLFPQVNLSFSLHSPFSEERDNLVPINKLFPFNEVLELLDDRIAKTGRRVWVSYILIKDINDSKDHAEALCNHICDRPRAVRYLYNVCLIPYNKAKNVDENFHRVIEEEKIHQFEKILRKHGISFFYRNSFGHSIDAACGQLYADYEPKKKKENIEDGKMSLLEQ; translated from the exons atggaaaagtcGAAAAGGTATATGAAGTTAGCGAATCTGATTGATCGGAATCAGTTCGAGAAATACCGGTTGAAACAAATActagataatatatataaggcaAAAATTGTTAATGTAAATAAGATGAAGAATATACCATCACCTATtagaaaagaaatgaaacATATATTTGGTGAGAATATTTTAAGTTTAAAACCGATCAAAGAGTATAAACATGATAGAGCATATAAAGTACTATTTGAGTgtaaagataaagaaaaaatagaagcaACTTCTTTAGATTTTGGTTCTCATAAATCTTTATGTATATCTAGTCAAATAGGTTGTTCATTTGCTTGTAAATTTTGCGCAACAGGAAAAATAGGAATTAAGAGACAATTAGAATTAGATGAAATAACAGATCAGctgttatattttcaatCAAAAGAAgttgatataaaaaatgtttcatTTATGGGTATGGGTGAACCATTAGCCAATCCTCATGTTTTTGATTcaatccatttttttaataatcataatttatttgctTTATCAAGTAGAAGAATTAATATTTCAACAGTTGGACTCTTACCtggtattaaaaaattaaatgatctTTTCCCACAAGTGAATTTATCCTTTTCTTTACATTCTCCTTTTTCTGAAGAAAGAGATAATCTAGTCCCTATAAATAAACTGTTTCCATTTAACGAAGTACTCGAACTATTAGATGATAGAATAGCAAAAACAGGGAGACGGGTATGGGTAAGTTATATACTAATTAAGGATATAAATGATTCAAAAGATCATGCTGAAGCTTTGTGCAACCACATATGTGATAGACCAAGAGCTGTTAGATACCTCTATAATGTTTGTTTAATACCATATAACAAAG CGAAGAATGTTGATGAAAATTTCCATAGAGTAAtcgaagaagaaaaaattcaTCAGTTTGAA aaaatattaagaaaacatGGAATATCCTTTTTCTACAG AAATTCTTTTGGGCATTCAATTGATGCGGCATGTGGTCAATTATACGCAG ATTACGAGCCGAAAAAGAAGAAGGAGAATATTGAAGATGGAAAAATGTCCTTATTAgaacaataa
- the PmUG01_13051200 gene encoding LCCL domain-containing protein, putative, whose protein sequence is MIQSKCIIHLLLLHLFLLRLHGKEWCKAKFEYGKSDYAECINENDSIAKYMIETTPVISSGLDLYSNVSIILSNGYGLKTKEIIIGNENEGLLSKIFSVKTDIGNPEHVHVKLNSQNKKWKCKKITVWKDFKFWNFDCIGSLDDNQQEATYYLSGNKLYTAYVQTGKDMEAGTTGTIEIILLGSNKRSNTKVLHEGFNAGGLKKIKFQASDVGNLEDIILTNNANNDPWYCDFVKIKTDNKIYVFNVKSWIGHPYDSNVKVNIKSDNIDGNAKDIDCHIRGNDLINTNNLPKLLESKVQIFKVRCPQNCQSSEFASIEGSSIHPSSSSICASAIHDGSLTPSGGEVIVTVAKDMKHYYALDEKYNELSAIDFSTKADEKNFSFYTYHLDSIDDIKSNVRIVDSFGKLSSLGRLEIRIKNKWGTVCKKGPNYTFNDDTAKRACKDLGFPNGICIKENCANINGQHYCAGYGYPFSAAGMLCSGNEKNLLKCNGDDSSHCVDHHDDVIVQCLHYSSNDLVHDGTIRLIDITGAPSNNGVGRLQIYYNGSYGSVCSEGWTKESEKIACQELGYTGLKGNGFSTHLCSSISGENLCGNDTEKINAINFKCKGDEKFLKNCPHETHEDIYCSHEEDIVIGCSGEGGDSSGFGIARQRKNQMTLEKKNFPPKIELTCFDKIVSKADLSNANVGDVFLVTCPEKCDEEIGVVKGTFLYTFDSHICKAAIHAGVISNNVAEDLVLIIGHMHKNFIRTKRNNIESHEFNGISKSFSLSIPTTYLLREERRSNAKLDEDDLLKKEEDFSYQHIFDKQSKNLVTSISVQPTFQWIAPTGFLGFNGKENDFINCNNLPNEKYIKSLSNFSFIIYFTLSGGEGTWRTLLSHSLCEGISISIDEQNELVVEQNCNPHLIKTKFIPKFGHTYHLAVIYNKTTKTIALYINAKQAILEKDKYNFTLNGNITIGRSNQSASDYFIGNIHLIEVYKYVLSEDEIKESLSSVLSLDYVHINTEDNIGRRMKKKNNNNNKGLRKTVDGRECITPCKSKSVINKDVQVNVEKINLKCENDLISEQFNGKIGSQFLVNCVDNCIKSKYIIKGSNNYYTPDSSICKAAIHAGVYIPNKKNNLNGPFIIRIVEGLLEYKTSRGHFGIVSKSEKQSQLRSFSLFSEIEDNIFTCSTNAQFLLNLSVGETRLIICPSDCDTTSDKVFGTNVYSPLSSLCKAAIHSGILTNKGGQVHIIVGSSQTEFKGSKQNNIESYPSEKQNRSFTFSKNIE, encoded by the coding sequence ATGATTCAATCCAAATGCATAATCCATCTTCTCCTCCTGCACTTGTTCCTCTTGAGACTACACGGCAAAGAGTGGTGCAAAGCAAAATTTGAATATGGGAAATCTGATTATGCAGAGTGCATAAACGAAAATGATAGTATTGCCAAGTACATGATTGAGACCACACCTGTGATATCAAGTGGACTTGATCTATACAGTAATGTTTCTATAATTCTTTCAAATGGATATGggttaaaaacaaaagaaataattattgGAAATGAAAACGAAGGATTgttaagtaaaatattttcagtCAAAACAGACATTGGGAATCCtgaacatgtacatgtaaaacTGAATTCACAAAATAAGAAAtggaaatgtaaaaaaataacagtaTGGAAAGATTTCAAATTTTGGAATTTTGACTGTATCGGATCATTAGATGATAATCAGCAAGAAGCTACATACTACTTATCaggaaataaattatatacagcTTATGTTCAAACTGGAAAAGATATGGAAGCAGGTACTACAGGTACTATAGAAATAATACTACTAGGTAGCAATAAAAGAAGCAATACAAAAGTGTTACACGAAGGATTTAACGCAGGTggactaaaaaaaataaaatttcaagCATCAGATGTAGGGAATTTAGAGGATATCATTTTAACCAATAATGCGAACAATGACCCATGGTACTGtgattttgttaaaataaaaactgataacaaaatatatgtgttcAATGTAAAAAGCTGGATTGGTCATCCATATGATAGCAATGtgaaagtaaatataaaaagcgATAATATTGATGGAAATGCAAAAGATATAGATTGTCATATCCGAGGGAatgatttaataaatacTAACAACTTACCAAAATTATTAGAAAGTAAGGTACAGATATTTAAAGTGAGATGCCCTCAGAATTGTCAGAGTTCAGAATTTGCATCTATAGAAGGTTCTTCTATCCATCCATCTTCTAGTTCTATATGTGCATCTGCTATTCATGATGGATCCTTAACTCCAAGTGGAGGGGAAGTTATAGTCACAGTAGCAAAAGATATGAAACATTATTATGCACTggatgaaaaatataatgagtTATCTGCCATTGATTTTAGTACCAAAGCAGATGAAaagaatttttctttttatacatatCATTTAGATTCAATAGATGATATAAAGAGTAATGTTAGGATAGTCGACTCTTTTGGAAAATTATCCTCACTAGGTAGACTAGaaataagaataaagaataaatggGGAACGGTTTGTAAAAAAGGACCTAATTATACATTCAATGATGATACAGCAAAAAGAGCATGTAAAGATTTAGGTTTTCCTAACGGAATAtgtattaaagaaaattgtGCTAACATAAATGGACAACATTACTGTGCAGGTTATGGATATCCTTTTAGTGCTGCTGGTATGTTATGTTcaggaaatgaaaaaaatttacttaaaTGTAATGGAGATGATTCTTCCCATTGTGTAGATCATCATGATGATGTCATTGTTCAATGTTTACATTATTCAAGCAATGACTTAGTTCATGATGGTACTATAAGACTTATTGATATAACTGGTGCACCATCTAATAATGGAGTAGGAagattacaaatatattataatggaTCATATGGTTCAGTTTGCTCAGAAGGATGGACAAAGGAATCAGAAAAAATTGCTTGTCAAGAATTAGGTTATACAGGGCTAAAAGGAAATGGTTTTTCTACTCACTTATGCTCAAGCATATCTGGTGAGAATTTGTGTGGAAATGATACTGAAAAGATTAATGCAATAAATTTTAAGTGCAAAGGAGATgaaaagtttttaaaaaattgtccTCATGAAACACATGAAGATATTTATTGTTCTCATGAAGAAGATATTGTTATTGGTTGCTCAGGAGAAGGAGGAGATTCCTCTGGATTTGGAATCGCACGACAAAGGAAAAACCAAATGACTTTAGAGAAGAAAAATTTCCCTCCTAAAATTGAATTAACATGTTTTGATAAAATAGTGTCAAAAGCAGATCTAAGTAATGCAAATGTAGGAGATGTTTTTTTAGTTACTTGTCCTGAAAAATGTGATGAAGAAATAGGAGTAGTAAAaggtacatttttatataccttTGATTCTCATATATGTAAAGCAGCAATCCATGCTGGGGTAATATCTAACAATGTAGCAGAGGATCTTGTTCTTATCATTGGacatatgcataaaaattttataagaacaaaaagaaataatattgaaTCTCATGAATTTAATGGTATTTCTAAAAGTTTTAGTCTTAGTATACCAACAACATATCTCTTAAGGGAAGAAAGAAGAAGCAATGCAAAATTAGATGAAGATGAtctattaaaaaaggaagaagatTTTTCTTATCAGCATATATTTGATAAACAATCTAAAAATTTAGTAACATCTATATCTGTTCAACCTACATTTCAGTGGATTGCACCCACAGGTTTTCTTGGATTTAatggaaaagaaaatgattttataaattgtaataatttacctaatgaaaaatatattaaaagtttatctaatttttcttttatcattTACTTCACACTTAGTGGAGGAGAAGGTACATGGAGAACACTTTTATCTCACAGTTTATGTGAAGGAATTTCTATCTCCATTGATGAACAAAATGAGTTAGTAGTCGAACAGAATTGTAACCCACATTTGATCAAGACTAAATTTATACCTAAATTTGGACATACATATCACTTAGctgttatatataacaagACAACTAAAACTATAGCTTTATATATCAACGCGAAACAAGCTATTCTTGAGAAAgacaaatataattttacactTAATGGTAATATTACCATTGGAAGGTCTAACCAATCCGCATCGGATTACTTCATTGGGAATATTCATCTAATTGAAGTATACAAATATGTCCTATCAGAGGATGAAATTAAAGAGTCTTTAAGTTCTGTTTTGTCATTagattatgtacatataaatacagaaGACAACATAGGGagaagaatgaaaaaaaaaaataataataataataaaggacTAAGGAAAACAGTAGATGGAAGAGAATGTATCACACCATGTAAATCCAAAAGTGTCATAAATAAAGATGTACAAGtaaatgtagaaaaaattaatttaaaatgtgaaaatGATTTAATATCTGAACAATTCAATGGGAAAATAGGATCTCAGTTCTTAGTTAACTGTGTAGATAATTGtattaaatcaaaatatataataaaaggaagTAACAACTACTATACTCCAGATTCATCTATATGTAAAGCAGCAATACATGCAGGGGTATATATACCgaacaagaaaaataatCTAAATGGACCATTTATTATCAGAATTGTTGAAGGAttattagaatataaaacatCTAGAGGACATTTTGGAATTGTTAGTAAATCAGAAAAACAATCACAATTAAGatccttttcattattttcagaAATTgaagataatatatttacttgtTCAACAAATGCTCAATTTTTACTAAATTTATCTGTTGGTGAGACAAGATTAATTATTTGTCCATCCGACTGTGATACCACTAGTGATAAAGTATTTGgtacaaatgtatatagCCCTTTATCTTCTCTTTGTAAAGCAGCTATACACTCGGgtattttaacaaataaaggTGGTCAGGTACATATTATTGTCGGATCCAGTCAGACAGAATTTAAAGGATCCAAGCAAAATAACATTGAATCCTATCCATCTGAAAAGCAAAATCGTTCTTTCACTTTTTCCAAGAACATTGAGTAA